A single Lactuca sativa cultivar Salinas chromosome 8, Lsat_Salinas_v11, whole genome shotgun sequence DNA region contains:
- the LOC111892015 gene encoding phospholipase A1 PLIP2, chloroplastic, translated as MDGIYLKTGFIGITTPITAAGEIRKNTTQITTSAVSRTTASAISSEKPSVSGSSAPRTTGPWGFSLKFPLPSLFVGNRNRFDALAVDDAVSVDRNEETKEESESNKENDNWVLKILHVRSIWNERKDGVIEEEDREGRNPLDHQDDVPLDDAEECDACSVDDYDDTQIEFDKASFSKLLRRVSLAEARLYSQMSYLGSLAYSIPQIKPGNLLKHYRLRFVTSSLEKKAQLAAKAEKEKALDEVIQEGEDDAKKKEDQTSKADGVEEDDEVEQTTDTQNKVENKEENRGGNLINASTAYHIAASAASYLHSQTRSFIPFTNNKSDNVGMTKAEVASLMATTDSVTAVVAAKEEVKQAVADDLSSMHSSPCDWFICDDDDEGSNTRYFVIQGSESLASWQANLLFEPIEFESLDVIVHRGIYEAAKGIYEQMLPEVHDHLQRHGDNAKFRFTGHSLGGSLSLLVNLMLLIRNQVPRSSLLPVITFGAPSVMCGGDRLLHKLGLPKSHLQAITLHRDIVPRAFSCKYPTRVAELLKAVNGNFRNHPCLNNQNLLYAPMGEFLILQPDAKLSPSHDLLPSGSGLYILRSDDVNFLEAEKQMRAARTVFLNTPHPLEILSDRAAYGSEGAIQRDHDMVSYLVSVQSVIRQELKRVRKVRREHRRRAWWPLVVPRGGIDMVPDGHGQNQATKSNLLGSEALKRFTSLIASQHMNLLVILLLPARLLLVEASNAIRLG; from the exons ATGGATGGTATCTATTTAAAGACAGGGTTTATTGGGATCACGACTCCGATCACCGCAGCCGGTGAGATTCGTAAAAACACAACTCAAATTACTACCTCCGCCGTCAGCCGGACGACGGCAAGTGCGATTTCATCGGAGAAACCTTCAGTGTCAGGTTCCTCTGCTCCTCGGACAACAGGACCTTGGGGTTTTTCTTTGAAATTCCCTCTCCCTTCTTTGTTTGTCGGTAACCGAAACCGGTTCGATGCGTTAGCCGTCGACGACGCCGTTTCTGTTGATAGAAACGAAGAAACGAAGGAAGAAAGCGAGAGTAACAAGGAAAACGACAATTGGGTGTTGAAGATTCTCCATGTGAGGTCTATTTGGAATGAAAGGAAAGATGGTGTGATTGAAGAGGAAGATCGAGAaggtagaaatcctttggatcaTCAAGACGATGTTCCTTTAGATGATGCAGAAGAGTGTGATGCATGTAGCGTTGATGATTACGATGACACCCAAATCGAATTCGATAAGGCTTCGTTTTCAAAACTTCTTAGAAGGGTTTCTCTTGCCGAAGCACGGTTGTATTCTCAAATGTCCTATTTGGGGAGTTTAGCTTACTCCATACCTCAAATCAAG CCTGGGAATCTCCTAAAACATTATAGACTCCGTTTTGTTACTTCATCCTTAGAAAAGAAAGCCCAGTTGGCTGCAAAAGCCGAGAAAGAGAAGGCTTTAGACGAGGTGATTCAGGAAGGAGAAGATGACGCCAAAAAGAAAGAAGATCAGACCTCAAAAGCTGATGGAGTTGAAGAAGACGACGAAGTAGAACAAACCACAGACACACAAAACAAGGTTGAAAACAAAGAAGAGAATCGAGGTGGAAATCTGATAAATGCTTCAACAGCTTATCATATCGCTGCCTCTGCTGCTTCCTACCTCCATTCTCAAACAAGAAGCTTTATTCCTTTCACCAACAATAAATCAGACAATGTTGGCATGACGAAAGCAGAGGTTGCTTCATTAATGGCAACCACAGACTCAGTAACTGCTGTAGTTGCTGCTAAAGAAGAAGTGAAACAGGCTGTTGCAGATGATCTGAGCTCTATGCATTCATCGCCTTGTGATTGGTTCatatgtgatgatgatgatgaaggtaGCAACACAAGATACTTTGTGATTCAGGGCTCCGAATCACTTGCATCATGGCAAGCTAATCTGCTTTTCGAACCTATTGAATTCGAATCCCTGGATGTAATTGTGCATAGGGGTATTTACGAGGCTGCAAAGGGGATTTATGAGCAAATGCTCCCTGAAGTCCATGATCACCTTCAACGACATGGTGATAATGCAAAGTTTCGTTTCACAGGGCATTCACTTGGAGGAAGCTTATCTTTACTCGTGAATCTGATGTTGTTGATAAGAAACCAAGTCCCACGTTCTTCATTACTCCCTGTTATAACATTTGGAGCACCTTCAGTTATGTGTGGAGGAGATCGTCTTCTTCATAAACTTGGATTACCAAAAAGTCATCTCCAAGCAATCACTCTGCATCGCGACATTGTACCCCGCGCTTTCTCATGCAAATATCCGACTCGCGTAGCCGAGCTTCTCAAAGCGGTCAACGGGAATTTCCGGAATCACCCCTGCCTCAATAATCAG aATTTATTGTATGCACCGATGGGGGAGTTTTTGATTCTGCAGCCAGATGCGAAACTTTCACCGAGTCATGATCTTCTACCTTCGGGCAGCGGTCTGTACATTTTGAGATCTGATGATGTGAATTTTTTAGAGGCAGAGAAGCAAATGAGGGCTGCCCGGACTGTGTTCTTGAATACGCCCCACCCGTTAGAGATTTTGAGTGACAGAGCTGCTTACGGGTCTGAAGGGGCGATTCAGAGAGACCATGACATGGTCTCGTATTTGGTGTCGGTTCAGAGTGTCATTCGTCAAGAGCTTAAACGTGTCAGAAAAGTAAGGAGAGAGCATAGGCGGCGTGCTTGGTGGCCCCTGGTGGTGCCACGTGGCGGTATTGATATGGTGCCAGATGGTCATGGTCAAAATCAGGCCACCAAGTCTAACCTCCTGGGAAGCGAGGCTTTGAAAAGGTTTACGAGTCTGATTGCTTCTCAACATATGAACTTGCTTGTCATATTGTTGCTTCCTGCAAGATTGTTGCTTGTGGAGGCAAGTAATGCCATCAGGCTCGGATGA